Within bacterium (Candidatus Blackallbacteria) CG13_big_fil_rev_8_21_14_2_50_49_14, the genomic segment AGCATACATCAAGACCGTGAAGCCCATTTTATCTGCGGCATTGAGATTGGCTTTGCGGTTGAGCAGAAAATAAAAGAGTTCATGTGAACTGCTGGCAGCGGCAAGCATCAAGGGGGTTTCACCGGCTGGGCCACGGGTTTCAATCGAAACGCCTTTTTCAAGCAGTTTTTTAACCAGAGAGAGTTGACCTTCTTTGACGGCCCAGAGCAGCAGGGGTTGGCCTTTAATCTTCAAAGTTTCAGCCTTTGCGCCCTTTTCAAGTGCTTTGTCCACGGCTTTTTCAATTCCTGCCATGTCCATGCGGGAAACGCTTCTTTGCAGATCTTCTTCTGGGCCAGCCCAGGCATTGAAACTCACGTGAAGACTCAGGGCTGAAAGCATCAGGGTGCAGGCAAACTTCTTCATGGCGGCTCTCCTCTTGCGATAGTGGCTTCAGTGTATCAAGGAATCCGGCCAGCTTCCACACCTGATTTAAGAAAGCCCGCCCGGCTCCAGTTTCCAATCCACACGTTCAGCCCAGGCCTGGGCTGCGAAGAAGATCAAATCCACAGCCGGATCTTTAACCTCAGAATAGACCTGCGAATTGGGCAGCGTTTCTGCCAAACGCTGTTTTAAACGGGCATAGGCTTCTGCCATGGGGGGATGGGCCCTTAAATAATCGCGAAAAAGCAAGGGATAGATCTGATTGGGGCGGCCCATTTGGCGCACATGGGTATGCGTCGGGCGCTGCCCTGGGGGGGGGCGGAAATACAACTTTTGCCAATCTGAATCGGGGCCGACGGCTGCTGGGGGCCGATGATCACAGCGCACCTCAACAAAATGCTGATAGCCCAAAGCCTGAAGCGCTTCAATGATGTCTGGGGATAAGGCAGCCACCGTAATTTGAAGATCAATAATATCCTTGGCAGCCAGGCCAGGAACCGAGGTCGAACCGATATGGTCAATCCGCAGGGCCAAGGGGCCCAAACCGGCCCGCAATTTGGCAGCAATTTCTGCAAATTCTTCAGGCCAGAGTGGTGAATAGGCTTGAATTGTGACCATGCTTAACTCCTTGATTCAGCGCAGAGATTCTTCCGCCAGATTTTCGGAAAGAGCCTTTTTAGCTTTGCCACGATCTGACGGTCTTTTCAGTTTAAGCAAAATCTGAGGGCCTTGGGGCTGGAATTCCCCCTTTAAGCGCGAAGCTCGGCTTGGAAGAATACAAAATAAAAAAGTTTTCAGGGGCAAAAGACTTGAAATTCTGATTTAAATGTTATTAAATAATAATTAAGAAACTGTTAAATCGAAAGGTTCATTGCATGACAAGCGCACAAACAGCCATTCTCCGCAAGTCCACCCAAGCCACCTGTATGCTGCGTCTGGACCCCGTTGAAGAAGTCATGTTTTTTGTGCGCCGCTTTCTTCAGAACCCTGAAACGATTTATACCCTGCTCAACCTGATCGAGCGCCTGATTGATCATGAAGCCCATTTTTCACAAGCTGAAAAGGAATGGGTCGAAACCTATCTGCAACTGGCCCTGCGTCAAACCCGCCAAGGCACCCAGCTCTATGACCGCCGTGGCCTGGCCCTGGATACCCCTGAACTGCTGCATATTCGCGATCAAATTTTACATTTGACCGAAAAACAAGCACTTGCCCTGGTTCAAGCACCTCGCCAACACTCCCAGAACAAGGCTTTTAAGCAAGTTTTAACAAAAAACAGCTATGATCAACTCAGCCAGGAAGAAACCCAACTCCTCCGGGAGGGCTATTTAAAGGTCAGACAGGGACAGATTTTTACCTTGAGTGGCCGTTTAATTGCATCTCCTTCCTGGACCCAACGCTGGATCTGGAAGTTAATCAGCTAATGCCAAATGTTCAGAACAATCCGCCCGCAAATCCCGGCTTAATCGCTCCCGGTCAACTCTGGAGCCCCAAACCGCAACCGGTTGTGCCTGCGCAAGCGCCCGGCACACCTGCCCCCAGCACACCTGCCCCCGGAACGCCTTCGGGTCTCAACAGCCCCGACCAATTGCGCCAGCTCATGAACAATAAAATGCCCCCGATAGGTCAGATTCCTGGCCAAGTACCTTTGGTGGGCCCTGCCCCCAGCGATTTAAAAGGGCAACTCGGGCAGCTTCAGAACCTCATGAAAACTGCCGATCAGCAGACCCTCGCCCCCTATGGCGTGGTCGTACAAAGCAATGCCCAAGGTCAGGTCACGGGCTATCTGCTCAATGGTCAGCCTGCCACCGCCCAACAGGTTCAACAGCATCTTCTGCCCCTCTCTACCCGTCTTCACAAGGAACTGCTGCAGACCAAGGCCACGGTCGATCAGGAATTTAACCAGTTTATCCAGCGCACGCAAAGCCAATTTGCACAAATGAACCCCGTTGAGCAGAATGCCGTCAAAATTCAGCTTCAGGCTGTTCAGTCGATTTATCAGGAGTTCCTGAATCGTTTAAGTCAGGTGGATAATTTAATCAAATGATGTTCAATAGCAATTTAAAGACCCAACCCCTCGACCCCAAGGTCTTGCAGTCGCTTGAACCGAGCCCGCCCCGTTCTCAGGTGCCTGCCACAGCGCCCTTGAGAGAACCTTCCCTGCTTTCAGACAGAATTCAAACCCAAGCGCCCCCCAGTGGTGTGCCCGCCCAGAGCATCTCACTGGCAGCCCCCAGCCCGCAGCTTTCAGGTCAGGAAGCCACCTTGCTGCTGAATATCAGCGAAAAGCTGGGCAATCTTTACAAAACCGACAAAGCCAGCTTTCAAAATGCCATGCAGGCGCTTGAAAGTGTGACGCGCAGTGGCAACGTAGATTTCAGCTGCCTGAGTGCCCAACAGCAGCAGTTGCTCTCCTCTCTCGGACTGACCTCACAGAATACAGCCCAGGTCTACCAACAGCTCTATCAGCTGCTGCTGCCCACGCAGCAGAGCCAGACCAGCAATGCCTTTCAAACGGTGCAAAGCTCGGTCACCAGTTTTCTCTCCAATATCGACCTCAAGCAACAGACCTTTCACCAGATTGAAACCCAGGCCCGCGATCTTTCCTGCATTCAGGGCGTGGTCTCCAATCTCTCAGCCAGCAGCATTCAAAATCTGCTCGCCGACCAGACCGCTGGGGTTTTTGACCTGGCCGTCAGCAAAATTACCAGCCAGAACTTTAATATTCAATCGGGTATGGACTATACCCTGGGCCATTTTGTGGTGCTTTCACAGGATTCTCCCCAAACCCTGCAAGCGGTTGAGGGCATTCTGCAAAAAGTGCGCAGTGATCAGGCCGTCAGCCCCCAGGATCGCCAATTGCTGAACAAATACGGTCTGAATATCACCCCCGAAAACAAATTGGAAACCCTTGAGCGCAAACCGCTTTCTCTCCAAGAGGTTCAAAACCTGGAGTCTGTGGTCTACAGCATGCAGGACCCCTCTCAGGATTACCAGAAAGTGCTGCTCGCCAGCGCTGACGTGATCCGTCAGTCTAAAAAATTAGAGGAATTGGGCCAAAGAGCGACCTTTGAGGTAGCTCAGGTTCAAAAAACAACCACCGAAGTGGTCACCCAGAACCAGGCCCTGCTGCAAACCCACCAGGACACCAACCAGATCAATGCCAAATTGCAGACCGCCCAGAGCCAGGCCCAGCAATTGCAAACTGTGATTACCTCTTCCCCAAGCTTGAGTGTAGGCGCAGCCGCCTCTCCCAGCTTGGATATCAGCCCGATTTTTCTGGCTCAATGGAATATCCGAATTGAAAAAGGGGCTGAAGGTTCAAAAATCTTTATTGGCAACCGCCAAGCCAGCCCATTAGAACTGATGCAGTATTTGGGCCAATTATTGCAAGAACAGCAAGCCACGATTCAATCCATGGCCGCTGATCTGGCGCGCAAAAAAAGCGAAGCCCTGAAAGCAACCGCCAATTTGGCCCAAAGCACGCAAAAATTGGAAACCCAAACTGAGCAGTTAGAAAATACCCGCAAAGAAATCCAGACGGAGACCCTCAAACTTCAGGATTTGGAACTGGTAAGGCTGGATGTGATCAAAGAAGCCAGTCCCCATCTCAAACCTGAAGAACTTGAACTTGTCAAAACCGTGATCGACCCTGCGGTCAAACAAACGGTCAAAACCGTTCAGACCAAAATCGCGAAACTCGATCAGGAAATTGGCAAAACCTTGCAGGCCGCTCACCAGGCCATTCAGGAATCACAGTCGGTTCAGGAAATGGTCACCCGTGATGCCCGCCGTTGGGAGCAAACGCTCTCGCAGGCCCATGATTTGGATCAAAGCATTGACCAAACCCTTGCCAAATTGCCTTCTGTTAAAACAGATAAGCCCAGCTCTGAAAAGGTTGCTGAAGAAAACAAACTTCAAGCACAGCCTGAAGAGTATCAATCGCCTTCGCTCTTGCCTGAAAATACAGATTTTGAAGCCGATCCTCTCAAGCTGAAACAGTCTGAACAGCGCAAAGCTGAAAAGAGCATTGAGCAGGGGCATATGGAGCGCAAGCACCAGCAGGAAATCCAGGAAGAAGCCCGTCAGGCAGAGCGCCTGAATCAAAAACGGGCCGACTTGGACAAGGAAATCTTCCAGCAGGAACAGAAACGCCTGCGCAAAGAAGAAATCTAGGCTCAGTTTGCGTCATCAGCCTTGAAGGTCAAGGCTTTGAAGGCATCCAGGCGTCCCCAACCGCTTGCGGAGTCAAAACCTGTTTTCACCATCGGCGTAGCCGTCACCATCAGGCGCGCACGCAATTGGGTGGGATTTAAATGGGGTTCCTGGCTTAAAATCAGCGCCAGGGTTCCGGTCACATGCGGGGTGGCCATGCTCGTGCCAGAGGTTGAGGCATAACCCAGAGTTTCAACCGCCAGCTTAAAATTTTCAAGCGTGGGATAGGTTGGCCAGGTTGAAAGGATCTTCTCACCCCCTTGCAGCTTAGATCCTCCCCCCGGCGCTACCAACTCAATTTCAGGCCCCCCATTGGAATAATCGGCGATTTGAAGTTGGTCGGTTACAGCCCCCACTGAAATGACGCCTTCATAAAATGCCGGAGCCGAAATCCGAGCCACTGCCGAACGGCTGCGCTGGCTTTCATTGCCTGTTGCTGCAACTATGGCAATGCCCTTGGTCTGCACCAAGGCCACCATGTCCTTTAGGGCCTGAGAGCCTGAGGGGTTGCGAAGCCCCACAGTGCCAATGCTCAGATTGATCAGCTCTGCGTCTTTGTCCATCGCGCGTTGCAAAGCCTGGGTCAAGAGATGGGCGTCGGTTGCGCCTTCAAGATTGGTGGCTTTGATCGGCAAAATTTGAATCGGGCCCTCGGGTTTGCCCTGGTTTGCCACCATCTGGATAATGCCTGCAATATGCGTACCATGCCCATTGCCGTCTCGACCTTGGTAGTCCTGATTAAAACTGGGGTCTCTCAGGTTTCTGAGAATATCCTTGCCCTGCACTTCATTCCAGATATCTTCAAGCGGCAAAAGATTCTGTTTCAAAAAAGGGTGCTGGGGATCGACTCCTGAATCAATGATCGCCACCTTCACTGGCTGGGGGTTTTGAAGCTGTTTCCAGGCCTCAGGCACTTGAATCGTTTTCAGATTCCAGAGCGATTCCATTTTGGGAAAAATTTCTGCAGCAAAGGCTTCAGGTGTGTCGGGGAGATCTGCGACCTGAAAAGGCTCCATTGGATAGATCTGAGAAACTTCAGCATAGCGAATTTGGGGATCACGCTGAAAATTTTGCAAATCCTGCGCCAGCTGATGCCCCTGCGGAACCCGCCAGGCATACAAATTCAAATCGCGATTGATCAGCGTCAGACCCACCGGGGGAATTGCAGGGGGCAGCTGGTAGCGCACCAAGATCTCATGGCCAAGGACAGCAGGGGGAGAAAATTGCTGGGGTTCAGTATTCAGAGCTTGCTGACACCCCGCAAGTGCAAGCAAGAGCACGCTGGCGCCCAGAAAACGACAGCAGTGGGAACGCTGAAAAGACATCGCAAACCTCCCCGGTTCAAATCCTGGATGGGTCTATCTTAAATCCAAGTCAAGCTTGAATGAAAGGCTTTAAGACCCGAGCCAACAGAAACTGAGCTGATTTGAGCAAAACTTATCCTTTTCTTAAAGGCTGCCCTGCATGAAAACAGGGATTTTGGGGCATAATAAGAATAAGTCAAAAACAGGAGTTTCAAAATGCCTCAGGTTCAGCAAGGTCTGCAACCCCTCACCCAACTTTATCAAGCTGCTCCTCAGGTTCCCAGCTACCAGCCCGTTCAAGCTGCGCCCCAACCCCAGGCCTATTCTCAGGATCAAGGCCAATGGCAGGTTCAGAATCAAGGCATTCCAGCCACCACCCTTCAACAGATCGACCCCAATGCCTATTATGCTCAGCAACAGGCCCAGCCATACCAGCAGCCTGTGCAGACCCAACAAATCGACCCCAACGCCTACTATGCCCAGCAACAAGCCCAGCAGTACCAACAACCTGTACAGACCCAACAGATCGACCCCAACGCCTACTATGCCCAGCAACAGGCCCAGCCATACCAGCAACCTGTACAGTATCAACAACCTGTGCAATACCAACAGGTTCAGTATCAGCAGGTTTCTCCCCCCGATTTTGCAACGGCCCAAGGCCCTGTCGAGTATAAAAAAGGTGGGTTTCCCCTGCCCCATACCCTTGGCGGTGCGGTTCTGGGGGCTGTGATTGGCTCAAAATGGAAGGGCCGTCCCATTTTAGGGGCCGCCATCGGTGGCGCGATTGGCTTAACCGTGGGCGTCATTTCTCAACAGTGAGATTCGCGTTTTTAAGAGATTCCCGCAGCGAAAACCCTGCCTTCTGGGAAGCCTACGGTGAAGGGCGCGCTGAATTGGATCGGATCCGTGCAGAGGGCCCGACAGAAAATCTCTTAAGACTCTTGGGGGCCTTGGGTTCCTACGCCCGTGTTCTTCACCGCCTCGACGAAGCCATCGATTTTCTCACTGAAGCGCTTGAGCTTTCGCGTTTTCTTGACAAAAAATCCTTTGAAGCAGCCAATCTGATCCGCTTGGGGACGGCTTATCAGTATGCGGGTCAAGCCCATCAGGCAGAGGTCTTGTTTAAACAGGCCCTGGATTTGACAGAAGAACCTGAGGCCGCCAGCTACCGGGATTTTGCCTGGCAACATTTGGGGAAACTGCTGGTCGAAGAGGGTCTGTTTCAAGAGGGGCGGCATTGTTTGGAAGTTGCCCTGAAAATTCGCATCGCCAAGGGCGACGCTGAATTGATTCACTCCACTCAAAGTGCGCTTTCAGCCCTGCGTGCCCTTGAAAACGATCCCTATTCCCCCTATTGAAGACAAGTCCTGCTATACTGTCTGCACCTAAGTGAACCCAGGAGAAAACCATGAAATCGACACTTTTGCCCCTGATCATTTCTATTCTCGCACTGGCAGCCTGCGCCCCTTCTGAAAACAAAACCGAAAACAACAAGGCCCAAGGCCTCAAAACCCAGTCCCAGGACGCAAACCCTGCCGCCAGCCCTTCTGCCAATACAGAACATGCCCATGAAGACAGCCAGCAAGCGGCTGAAGCCCCCAAAGCCAAGATCTTTTTTATCTCCCCCAAAGAGGGAGCGACGTTGAAATCACCGATCAAGGTTGAAATGGGCATCGAAGGCATGGAAGTGGCCCCTGCTGGAGAACTCAAGGCCCAATCTGGCCACCACCACCTAATTATTGATGGTCAAGCCTTAAAGGCTGGCGAAGTGGTGCCCAAAGACGAACAACATATTCATTTTGGCAAAGGCCAAACTTCAACTGAATTGATTCTGAAACCCGGTGAACACAGCCTGACCCTTCAATTTGCCGATGGCACGCACAAATCTTACGGGCCAGAACTCAGTTCCACCATTCATGTCAAAGTTGAATAAGCAGCTTATTTGACCGCTGAATAATCCTCTTCGCTGAGGCTATAGGCCCCTTTTAAATCGGCGAAAACAGTCAGGTGCAAAAGCCCGGTTTTGCCTGCTGAATTGGTAAATTCCACTTCCAGGCGGTGATTGCTGCCTGCTACCACTTGGGTGGTATAGCGCTTAATCGTGGTCAGAAAAATACCTGCGCCTGGGTATTTTTGATTGAGCAGGTTCTGCGCCTTGATTTTGATATCCTCAGCCTGGGCACTGGCTGAGTCCTGCGTGGTTTCGCCCCCAGGCAGGGTTTCTGAAACGCTCGGTGAACTCACTGGCGAAGGGGTGCCGCTGCCCTGCGCACTGGGTGAACCATTGCTGCCCTGACAGGCACTGACTAGCAAGATTGCGAAAATCAGAGATTTTTTCATACACATTCTCCAGTTAACTCTTGATGCTTCAGTATAGCGCAGCCCCTTCAGGCTTAAGCCTGCGTTCCAGAATAGCAGGCAATCGCCTGACTTAAAAAGGCCGCCAATCCAGGCTGAATTTTTTCATAATAATCACGAAAGCGTGCATCCTGCATATACATCTGCCCCAAACCCGCAAAGATCTCAGGGGTACAGTCATAATAATATCTGCAAAAACTGGCGCGCAGGTCTGCCACTGCCGCTTGAACTTCCGGGGACTCAGGACGGCCTTCCATGCCTGCGACAATCCGCTGGTAGATCTCGGCCTGCTCGGCCTGAATTCGCGCCCAATCCTCGGCAGTATAACCCGCTGTGCGCTTTTGACTTTCGCGATAGGCCTCCGTTTGCCCCCAGCGTGCTTCTGTTTCTTGGGCATACTGGGCCTGGTGGGCTTTGATCTCTTTGAGAGAGAGTCCTTTAAAAAGCGCTTTCTTTTTCATTTTATTCCCTTTCTTAATTGCTTCAATGCTCTTATCAAGCGTTTCCATCAGCGTATCCAAACGCTGCTTCTCCTTTTCAAGCCATTCTTTCTGGCTTTCCAAAGCATGAAGTCGCGCATAATCCGGAGATTCAACCAAAGCCTGAATCTGTTTCAAGGAAAACCCCAGGGTTTTAAAAAACAAGATTTCCTGCAGGCGCTCAAGATTTTGATCACTGTAAAGCCGGTAACCGGCCTCTGAAAGCTGATCGGGCTTCAAGAGCCCACAGCGGTCATAGTGGTGAAGGGTACGCACACTGATTTGAGCCCAGTGGGCCACTTCGTTTACTAAATAGGCCATGTATTTTTCTCCTTCTCTTTAGTGATAAACCATGCCCCTAGGTCAGGGTCAAGTCTGCCAAGAAAATTTCGCTCAAAAAATGCTAAACTGGGTTTTCATGAATGCGATCAAATTGCTCTATCCGGGTTTAAACGCCTATACCCTGGCCTTTCAAAGCGATTGGCTGGAAGAGATCAGGGCCTCTTTTGCTGCCGAAATTTCGCCTTTTCTAGAGGCCCAAGAACAGGCCGAACTCTTTGTAGGTGGCCGCTATCTTCACCAGCCCTTGAAGACCGAGCCCTGTGATTATGCGCTGATCTCCTATGATACCTGGCCCCTGTATTGGTTTCCCAACCATTCCCCAGCAAGCTGGCAGATTTTTCACAGATTTTTTGAAAAACTGAAGCTGAGTCAAGCGCTGAAAGGCCACCTGCACTTCAAACGCAGACTGGTCATGTATGCTGGTTTTTTTGTAATTGGCAACCGCGCCCTGGAAGAAATGTGGCATTTTGATTACCGCCCGGGAGCCCAAGCCATGACCTTGATTGCCCCTCTGTTTGAGCTGTCTCCTGAGCATGGGCATGTGCTCTACCAAACCCCAACCCAGGCATCCTCACGCTATACCTACCGCCCCAATCAAGCCCTGATTTTTGGAGCGGGCTTTTACCACAGCACCGAACCCTATCCCCCCAGTTCAAATTTCAGAGTGCTCTTCAGTCTGACCTTTGGCAGCGACGATTGGCAGGACTGGCCCCTGATCAAAGAAAATATTGCCGAGCAGAGTGTGCTCTATGGGCTGCCCTGTGGGCATCTTTCAGGTCGCTGCGACTGTGAAGAAAGGTCAAAAAATTCATGGTTCCAGCGTTTTAAACAGAAATTCAGCTCAAAATAGACCTTTGCGTTTCTCTGGGAGGCCAAATAAGCAGGCCCCGGACTGGATCAATTTTCTAACTCAGGTACAATAGTATCTATGCAGCCCAATACAAATCCAACCCCTTATCTTGCGGGACTTTCCCGTGAACTGATCCGTATCCAGACCCGTGGCATTGGCATGATGGGTTATGGCATGTTACATAACCGTGCCGAAGGCATGGCCTCTGATCTGTTCGTCAGAGCCTGCAGCCTGGTTGATCAGGCCGGCCACCGCCTGGTTTTCGTCAATGCCGAAATCTGTTTTATTACCCTCGCGATTCGCTCTGCGGTTTTAGATAATCTGCAGCAACGTGCCCCAGAAGCTGACGTGCGCGAAGAAAATCTGGTTCTGACTGCGCAGCATACCCACAGCGCGCCCGGTGGGTATTCGCATTATTTTTTCTATAATGTGACCATTCCTGGCTTTCAGCCTGAAGTTTTTGAGGCCATCGTCGCGGCGATTGTCGAGGCCGTACTCAGCGCCATCGCCCATGAGGCCCCCGCTGAATTGGAATATGTGCATGGCGCTTTCCCTGCAGAGAAGGAAGTGGGCTTTAACCGCTCGCTCACTGCCTATAACCAGAACCCCGAAGTCAAAAAATACAGCCCCTATGAAACCCATCTCGCCATAGATCGGCAAATGTACCTGCTGCGGGTACTTTCACCCGCAGGAAAACTGCGCGGCGTGCTCAATTGGTTTGGTGTACATGCCACCAGTATTGGGCCCGATAACTGCCGCATTTCTTCTGATAACAAGGGCTATGCCGCCCGCTATCTTGAGCAGAAATTCCACCAGGCCAGTCAAGACACAGAATTTGTCGGCATTTTTGCCCAAGGTGCAGCGGGAGACGTCTCGCCCAATTTTTATGGCAAGGGCTTGAATTGGCCCAAAGGCAAGTTTGAAGACGATTTTGAATCGGCCCGCTACAATGGCCGCTTACAGTATGAGCAGGCCCTCAGCCTACTCGAAAAACCCGGCAAGCGTTTATCCGGTGAGCTGCACAGCGAAATGGTCTATGCCGATTTTTCAAAAATCGACTGCGATCCCCAGTTTACAGGCGGAAAGACGGGCTGCCATACAGCCCCGGCAGCCCATGGGGTTGCCTTTTTTAAGGGCACAGCCATTGATGGCAAAGGGGTCAGTGATTTGGCCGGAAGTCTGCTCTCAGCGCTTTCACGCAATTTACGCAAATCTGAAATCAAAAAAGCCAAAGCGGTTTCAAACGAGCAAACAGACAAGATTTTAGCCAAATACCAGGCCCAAGACCCCAAAGAGATTTTGATTGATGGCGGAGAACGCCGTTTTTTGGGCATCTCGGAATTAAAAAACCTGCCTGTTCCCGATTTTCTTGAGCCGGTAA encodes:
- a CDS encoding MerR family transcriptional regulator, with the protein product MAYLVNEVAHWAQISVRTLHHYDRCGLLKPDQLSEAGYRLYSDQNLERLQEILFFKTLGFSLKQIQALVESPDYARLHALESQKEWLEKEKQRLDTLMETLDKSIEAIKKGNKMKKKALFKGLSLKEIKAHQAQYAQETEARWGQTEAYRESQKRTAGYTAEDWARIQAEQAEIYQRIVAGMEGRPESPEVQAAVADLRASFCRYYYDCTPEIFAGLGQMYMQDARFRDYYEKIQPGLAAFLSQAIACYSGTQA